The following is a genomic window from Flavobacteriales bacterium.
GGCCGGACAGGCCGGTGGGGCGCTTGAGCGCGGGCCCTCCGGCGGTGATCACGCCCAGGTCGGTGCCACCGCGCATGGCGCTGCGGTTGCCCGCGTGGCGGAAGGGGCCGATGCTCACGTCGCAGCCGCCATTGGTGGCGCTGATCCGCACCCGGTAGCTCACCCGGCCCATCGTTTCCTCGCGGCCCGTGATGTCCCTCGACCGGAAGTTGAAGTGCGCGCTGCCCTCCAGCTGATCGGAGCGATCGCCTGCGGGCGCCAGCGCGGCCCCCGGCTCCCGGCCAAAGGTCTGGGTCCAGGCCCGCTGCGCCCGTTCGATCACCTGCGCCTGGCTCAGCGGAAGACTGTAGGCGGCCGAGATCACCAGGGCCTGGGTGCTGTCGGCCTGTGCCCGAAGACCGAACGCCACCAGCCAGGAGCACAACAGCAGCAGGCCGCGCATGGTGCGGCGAAGGTACGGGGGTGGTGCGGGATGAGGACTACTTTTGCCGCCCTCTTCACCATCAACTTCACATCCATGGCAGGTGCAACGGCCCTCAAAGTGGGCGTCTTCTATGACGGCAGCTACTTCACCCACGTCAGCAACTACTACAACTATGTGCATCCGCACCGCCGGCGCATCCACATCGGTGGCCTGCACGACTACATCCGCCACATGGTGGGCGAACGCGAAGGCACGCACCCCAATCTCTGCCACATCATCGACGCGCATTTCTTCCGCGGGCGCTTCACGGCGCGGGAGGCCAACGAGAAGCCGAACCAGCTTTACTACGACCGCGTGTTCGACGATGTGCTGATGTACAACGCGGTGCAGACGCACTACCTGCCGGTGAAGGACCTCATGGGCCGCAAACGGGAGAAGGGGATCGACGTGCTGATGGCGTTGGAGACCTACGAGCTGTGCATGCTGAAGCGCTACGACATCGTGGTGCTGATCGCCAGCGATGGCGACCATGTGCCACTGGTGCGCAAGCTGCATGCGCTGGGCTGCAAGACCATGCTGCTCGGCTGGGATTTCGAGTTCACCGATCAGGAGAGCGGAGAGGTGCAGGTGACCAAGACGAGCACGGACCTGTGGAACGAGGTGAGCTATCCGATGCCGATGCACGACCTGATCGACGAGGGCCTGCGCGACAATGACGCGGTGGTGCGGGAACTGTTCGTGCTGCGCGACACCACGGTGCGCGAGGGCGAGGAGGGGGCGCCCATGTCCGCTGCGCTGCCGGTGGACGATGAGCGGCACCGGAGCACGGTGATGAGCCTTCACAACGGTTACGGCTTCATCCGCTTCCCCGACAACAACCTGTTCTTCCTGCGCGACGACCTGATCGACATTCCCTTCGCCGAACTGGTGGTGGGGGATGAGCTGGAGTTCAACGTGGCGATGAACGCCAAGGGCCAGCGGGTGGCCAAGCGGATCACGCGCCCGAGCTGAGGGGCACGGCCAGCATGAAGGTGCATCCGGTGCCCGGGCCGGCGCTATGCGCCACCAGGCGGCCTCCGTGCGCTTGCGCCCACTGCCGGGCCCGTGCCAGCGTGCTTCTGGATTGGCCTTCACCGGCGGTGGGCTGCGATCCGAGCCAGGCGTAGCGGTCGAACACCTGTGCGAGGTCCTCCGCGCTCAGTCCCACACCCCGGTCGATCACGCGCACCACGGCATCCTGGTCGTGGGGTATGGCTTGCATCCGGATGGTGGAACCTTCGGGGGCGAACTTCGACGCGTTGGTCAGCAGCGCGTGCACCAGGTCGACGAGCACGTCCTGTTCCCCACGGATCGGCAGCGGCCCGGCGATGTCGAGATCCAGGGTCTGCTGTTTGCGGGCGAAGCGTGCTGCACTGCGCTCCGCCGCGAGCCGCGCGATGGACGCAAGGTCGGTGGGGCGCAGGTCCAGTGCACCCGGACCACGTTCCACGCCGAGGTCATCGAGCGCGCGTTCCAGGGTGTGCATGGCCAGGAAGAGGTTGCGCTCGGCGAAGCGGTGCAGCTCATCGGCATCGAGGCCGGGCACCGGCTCCCGCAGGCCGCGGAGGGCCTCCAGCGTGGCGCCGATGCGGTTCTTGAGGTCGTGCGAGAGCCGGTGCAGCCGCTCGTTCAGGGCGCGGGGGTCACCGGTGCCGGTGGGCTCAGTGGGCGACATTGGCGCGGAGCAGTTGCTCCAGCATGTCCGTGAGGCCGTCGGAGCTGATGGGTTTCGCCAGGTAGCGCGCCCCTTTCAGTGCCCGGATGGCGTCCACCACCTCGGGCTTGGTGCTGGCCGTCAGGAACAGGATGGGGATGGGGTCCGTGGCGTGGATCTGCCGGGCGAGGTCCAGGCCGGTGCGCGGGCCCTTGAGGTACACGTCCATGATGATCACATCGGGGCGTTCCTGGTCGAGCAGGTCCTCGGCCTCCTCGCTGCTGCGGGCCACCCCGATCACCTCGAAGCCCATGCGCTCGATCTGTAGGCGGTAGCCGAAGGAGATGATGGCCTCATCCTCGATGATCAGGACCTTTTTCATGGGGTGGGGGTGTTTTCGGAGGCCTTGCGTGCCTGATGGCCGGCCACGACACGTTCGAAGGATTCCACAGTGAGCGCCTTTTCGACATAGCCGATCACGGACCGGTAGCGCCGGGCCTGGTCCATGTCACAGGGTCGGTTGCTTGAGCTGAACATCACCACCGAGGTGTGGTCGTTCGGCAGGATGCCGTCGTCCTCGCATGCGCCGACCAGGTCGAAGCCGGTCATGCCCGGCATGTTGATGTCGACGAACATCAGGTCGGGTCGGTCCCGCTCCGAACGGAGGTGCTCCAAGGCCGTGGTGGCGTTGGTGAAGCAGGTGATGCGCCCGGTGAAGCCGCTGCGCTTCAGCACCATGCGGGTGACGAAGTTGCAGTCCTCTTCATCGTCGATCAAGAGGATGTGCTCGATGTGGTCAGCGGCGGGCATGGGCCCCCTGCTACGTGAAGGGAAGGGCGAGGGTTCGGCGATCAGTCGCGCAACATGCGGTCGAGCATGTTCACGCCATCGGGCGGGCCCAGCACGTACAGCACGTCGTCCGGCTGCACACGGCTTGTGCCGTCCACGCCGGTGAGGACACGACCGCCGCGTTTGATAGCGAGCACGCTGACCCCGAACCGGCCCTTGAGGTCCACATCCATCAGTCGTTGGCCCACCACACGGCCCTTGCCGAACCGCACGGGAAGGGCGGCGAGCTCCTGCTCGGACGGGTTCACGGCCAGCGTTTCGGGCGGCCCACCGCGGTCCATGGAGCGCAAGGCCCGGTAGTGCGAACCGCGGACGCGCGTCACGAGCTCCTCCACTTCGTTCTCCGGCACCAGGTAACGGCGCAGGGTGCGGGCGAAGATCTCGATCGAGGTCTCGAACTCCTCGGGCACGACCTCGTTGGCGCCCAACCTGCGCAGCTCCTCGATGTCGTTGAGGTAGCGGGTGCGGACGATGAGGTGCGGAGCGTCGCTCATGCGTCGAACGCGGCTCACCACACGGCGGGTGGCTGCCGGGTCGCTGATGGCCACCACCACCACGCGGGCCCTGGCCACATGCACCTCCTCCAGCACGTGCTCGTTGCTGGCGTCGCCGATGATGACGTCCGCGCCCAGGCTCCGCGCCTGTTCGGCGAGGTCGGGGTCCATCTCCACCACCACATGGGCGATGCCGGCCAACCGGGCGGTCTGGGCCACGTTGCGGCCGTTGAGCCCGTAGCCGACGATGACCAGGTGGTCGCTCAGCCGGTGGGTGGTGCGCGCCTCGGTGCGGGCCTGCACCAGGGCGTCCAGGCGGTGCCGCAGCCGCACGGGCACGAATAGGCGCAGCAGCACCGCGGTCCACCGGCCCGAACCGCCGATGATCACCGGCGCCAGGCCCATGGTGGCGATGGACACCGAGAGGAAGAGCTGGTAATGGTCGCGGGTGAGCAGCTTCTGTTCCAGGCCCGTGGCACTGAGGATGAAGGCGAACTCGCCCACCTGGCAGAGCGCAAGGCCCGTGAGGAGCGCGGTCCGCAGCGGATACCGCAGCACCATGGCCGCCGCTGTTGCGATGAGCGTCTTGCCCACCAGGGTCAGCACCGTGAAGGCGATCACCAGACCGAGGTGCTTCACCAGGTATCCGGCGTCGAGCAGCATGCCGATGCTGACGAAGAAGAAGCTGATGAAGACCTCGTGGAAGGGGAGGATGTTCCCGGTGGCCTGGAACCGGTGCTCGCTCTCGCTGATCACGAGCCCGGCGAAGAACGCGCCGAGGGCCAGGCTGAGGCCGATGGCACTGGTGAGCCACGCCGTGGCGAAGCACAGCACCACGATGGTGGTGATGAAGAGCTCGCGGCTGTGGGTGCGCACCACGGCGTCCAGCAGACGGGGCACGGCATATCGGGCCAGCACATAGATGATGGCGAGCAGCACCAGCATCTTGCCGAGCATGCCGAAGAGGTCGCCGAAGGGATCGGAGCTGCGCCCCGCCAGCATGGGCGTCAGCAGGATCATGGGCACCACGACGATGTCCTGGTAGATGAGCATGGCCGAGGCCACGCGGCCGTGCGGCGCGCCCACGGCCCCTTGCTCCTGCAGCAGCTTCAGCACGATGGCCGTGCTGCTGAGGGCGAACAGGAAGCCCAGGAAGATGCTCGGCGGCCAGGCCAGGCCCAGCGCGTGGGCCGCGGCGGCGGTGAGGGCCACGGTGCCCGCCACCTGCAGCGTGCCGCCCACCAGGACCGTGCGCGCCACCGAGACCAGGCTCGAGAGGCTGAACTCGATGCCGATGACGAACAACAGGAAGATGACGCCGACCTCGGCGAGAAGCTCCACCTCGTGCGTGGCGCCCACCAGACCGAAGCCGTGCGGACCGCAGAGCGCGCCGGTGGCCAGGAAGCCCAACAGCACGGGCAGCTTGAAGCGCTTGAAGAGCAGGATCATGCCCACGGACAGGCCGAGGATGATGACGATCTCCTGGAGCAGCGGGATCTGCATCGGTCAGCGGTCCTTGAAGACGAGCCAGACGGCCGCCACCAGCAGCACCGCGGCCAGGGCGTGGTTCCAGCGGAGCGGTTCGGACCGGAAGGCGACGAGGGTGAAGACCGCGAACACCACCAGGGTGATCACCTCCTGCACCACCTTCAGCTGAACCAGGGTGAACGGGCCGCCATGGCCGGCGTGTCCGAGGCGGTTCGCCGGTACCTGCAGCACGTACTCGAAGAAAGCGATGCCCCAGCTGATGAGGATGATGCTGAACAGCCCCAGCCGCTTGGCCCAATGCCATTCCTGGAACTTCAGGTGCCCGTACCACGCCAGGGTCATGAATGTGTTGCTGGCGATCAGCAGAAGGATGGTCCAGAGGCCGCGCATGCCGCTTCGGTTCGCCGGCGAAGGTGGTGTGTCCACCAGTTGCCGTGACGGACCGGCGCCGGCAGTTGCCCAAGGTGGGGTGTTGATGGTCGCGCTGGGCGTGCGGGTCGGGCACGTCGACAGGGGGGCGGTCAGGACCGGTCGTCGCCCAGGCTGCTCCCCGGTCGGTCCGAACGGCGCGTTGCGTTCCAGGTCCTGTACTGCGCCGTGATCGGTGGCTTGCTACGGTCCACCTCGCGCAGCGGCTCGCAGGGCTTGAGCGTGGCATGCAGCTGGGCGGGCAGTTGCTGGTAGAGGCGGGTGCCCTCCGTCTTCCACGCGAGCATCTCATCGCTCACCTCCTTCACCGCCCGCGCGGGGTTGCCCACGATCACCTGGCGGGCGTCCCACACGCTGTCGGCCGGAAGGAAGCTGAGCGCGCCCACGATGCAGCCTTCACCCAGCACCACGTTGTCCATCAGCACCGCGTTCATGCCCACCAGGCAGTTGGCGCCGATGGTGGCCCCATGGATGATGGCACCGTGGCCGATGTGCGCGCCTGGGTGAAGCACCACCTTCACGCCGGGGAACATGTGGATGGTGCAGTTCTCCTGCACGTTGCAACCGTCCTTCACCACGATCTCCCCCCAGTCGCCGCGCAGGGCCGCGCCCGGGCCGATGTACACGTCGGCCCCGATCACCACGTTGCCGGTGACCACGGCCTGCGGATGCACGAAGGCGGAGTGATGGACCACGGGCCGATATCCGTTGAACTCGTAGGTCATGACCGAGACGCCGGCCCGTATGGTGGGCCCACAGGGCGCAACTTAGGTCAGGTCCCGTCATCGGCCCATGTTAAGCCAGTGTTAAGCCTTTCGGTACGGCCTTCCCGGGCGGATGCCCCGGTTACTTTTGCCGCGCCCAACCCGCACCCTATGGCCCTCGGCTCGCTGTTCCAGATCTTCCGTCCGAAGGACCGGATCTTCTTCTTCCACTTCGAGGCCTCGGCGGCGAACGTGCTGCGGATGAGCGAGGACCTGCTGGCGATCATGACCACCGAGCCGGGCGCGCAGCGCACCGCCATCCTCGAGCGTCTGGAGATCACCGAGCGCGCCAACGACGACCTCACGCACACCATCTTCACGGAGCTGGCGCGCAACTTCATCACCCCGCTGGACCGGGAGGACATCCACTACCTGGCGAGCAGCCTGGACGACGTGGCGGACTTCATCCTGGCGGCGGCGAAGAACCTGGAGCTGTTCGGCATCGGCAAGCCCGACGACACGGCAAACGAGCTGGCGCGGCTGGTGAACGAAGGCTGCAAGATCATCCAGCTGGCCGTGCAGGGCCTGCGGCAGATGCACAAGGACAACCAGCACGCCGAACTGGTCGTGCGCATCAACGCCGTGGAGAACGAGGCCGATGAGGTGCACGACCGCGGCCTTCAGCGCCTCTTCGCCCAGGAGAAGGACCCCATCACCCTCATCAAGCAGCGCGACCTGTACGGCACGCTCGAACTGGCCACCGACAAGTGCGAGGACGTGGCCAACGTGCTGGAATCCATCATGCTGAAGTACGCCTGAGGACATGACGCTCCTGGTCGTCATCATTGTCCTGGCCCTGGTGTTCGACTACATCAACGGCTTCCACGACGCGGCGAACTCCATCGCCACCGTGGTGAGCACCAAGGTGCTGACCCCGCTGCAGGCAGTGGTGTGGGCGGCCTTCTTCAACTTCGCCGCCTTCTGGATCTTCCAGGACCATGCGGTGGCGAACACCATCAGCAAAACGGTCCATCAGGAGTTCATCACCCTGCCGGTGATCCTGGCCGGCCTCATCGCCGCCATCATCTGGAACCTGCTCACCTGGTGGTACGGCATCCCGTCCAGCAGTTCGCATACGCTCATCGGTGGCTTCGCCGGGGCGGCCCTGGCCCATGCCCTGGCCACCACCGAGGGGTTCGCCCTCACTGAGGTCATCGAAAGCGACAAGGTGACCAAGACCGTGATGTTCATCTTCCTGGCGCCGCTCGTGGGCATGGTGATCTCCATGTTCATCACGCTGGTGACCATCGTGCGCAACCTGTGGACACGCATCGCCTTCATCCTCGTGGCCGCAATGGCCACCTGGTTCCTGTTCATGCACCTGCAGCAGGGCAAGCTGGAGGAGAACCTGGCCAAGTACTACAAGGTCGACGTGCTGAAGAAAGCCGCGGCGGAGGACCCGGCCCGGACCGTGGACCTGGAGGCCGCGCGCGCACGCTACGAGGCCGCGCTCCCACACCTCACGGGCTTCGGCTCACGCGGGGGGGAGGGCATCGCGGAGGCCATCCGGAGCACCGCGGACCCGGAGGTGGACGTGGCCAAGCTGGCCAAGGGCCTCAACAAGTCGGACAACTCGATCATCCGGGTGGGCCTGATGTTCACCGTGCTGCTCTTCATCGCCGTGTACATCTACACCGAGAAGGTGCGCACACCCACCGCGCAGACGCTGGCCAACATGTTCAAGCGGCTTCAGCTGTTCAGTTCGGCGGCCTTCAGCATCGGCCACGGCGGCAACGACGCCCAAAAGGTGATGGGCATCATCACCGCGGCGCTCATCGCGCACGGCACCATCACGGACATCAAGGAGATGCCGACCTGGGTGCCGCTGGCCTGCTACACGGCCATCGGCCTGGGCACCCTGAGCGGTGGCTGGAAGATCGTCAAGACCATGGGCACCCGCATCACCAAGGTGACGCCATTGGAGGGCGTCTGCGCCGAGACCTCCGGCGCCATGACGCTCTACCTCACCGAGCAGATGGGCATCCCGGTGAGCACCACGCATACCATCACCGGGTCCATCATCGGCGTGGGGGCCACCAAACGTTTGAGCGCGGTCCGCTGGGGCGTCACCATCCAGCTGCTCTGGGCCTGGATCCTCACCATTCCCGTGAGCGCGCTGCTGGCCGGTCTGGCCTATTGGGTCTGCACCCTGTTCGGGCTCTGAGTCCCGCCTGTCCATAGGATCCCTGCCTCCGGGCTACCTTCGGCGCATGGCCATCCTGCTGCACGACGCCGGCGCCCATCGCCACCTGCTGCCGCTCACCTTCACGCGCCCCGTCGGCGCGCTCCGGCCCGGCATCCTCACCATCGCCGAGGCGTGGTGGCGCATGACCGAGCTCCCGGTGGGCCACCGCACCGAGGCCTACTTGCATGAACGCTGGCCGGAGGTCGGCGGTGAAGTGGTGCGGGATGTCCGCGGCGGATCGCTGCCCCTGCCGGAGCTGGTGAGCGCGGTGCTGGACCTGGAGCCCGGCCGCATGCTGGTGAAGGACGGCCGCGTGCTGGCCATCTGCCGCACGGGCGCACAACCCCCGGCGGAGGCGGACTGGAACGCACCACCCACCTACCTGGTGCCGGTGCCGTTCGCCGGTGAGGTGGTGGAGATCACCCGGCCCTGGCACCTCTTCCAGCACTGCGGCCGCGCGATCATCAACGATTTCGCCCTGCTCACCGAGGGCCGGCGTTCGCAACCATTGAGCGGCCTCAATACCGTGGTGGGCGACCCCTCCCTCGTGTTCCTGGAGGAAGGCGCCGTGGTGGAGGCCGCCATCCTCAACACACGGGGCGGGCCCATCCACATCGGCAAGGGCGCCGAGGTGATGGAGGGGACAATGATCCGTGGCCCCTTCGCCCTGGGCGCGCATGCCCAGCTGAAGATGGGCGCCAAGATCTACGGGCCGAGCAGCTTCGGGCCGGAATGCCGGGTGGGCGGCGAGGTCAACAACAGCGTCATCCTCGGCTACAGCAACAAGGGCCACGACGGGTTCCTGGGCAACAGTGTGCTCGGCGAGTGGTGCAACCTGGGCGCCGACACCAACACGAGCAACCTGAAGAACACCTACGGGCCGGTGAAGGTGTGGAGCTACGCCGACCGGGCCATGGCGGATACGGGGCTGCAGTTCTGCGGGCTGATCATGGGCGACCACGGCAAAAGCGGCATCAACACCATGTTCAACACCGGCACGGTGGTGGGTGTGGCGTCGAACGTCTTCGGCGGGGGCTTTCCCCCGAAACACATTCCCTGCTTTTCGTGGGGCGGCGCCGATGGGCTTGTCGAGCACGCCTTGGACAAGGCGCTGCACACGGCCCAGCGTGTGATGGAGCGGCGCTCCATGCCCTTGGACGCTGCCGACCGGGCGGTGCTCGCCCATGTGCATGCCGTCACAGCCGGCGATCGCGCATGACCTGACGGAAGGGCAGGCGATGGATCCGGGCATGGGCCTTGAAGGGTTGGCCCCGCCTTCTGTGAAAAAACCACGTCCGGCGCTGACCGGTCATGGGGATACCTTTGAACCTGTCATCCTGGCACCCACGTTGATGAACGACCTCTTGCACAGCGACCCTGCCCTCTTCAGTTCCGAGGCCCTCGAGAACGAGACCGAGCTCATCCCCTTGATCACGGCCGAGGACGAGGAGCAGATGAACGCGGAGACCACCCCGCCGGAGCTGCCCATCCTGCCGCTGCGCAACACGGTGCTCTTCCCCGGCGTGGTGATCCCCATCACGGTGGGGCGCGATCGCAGCATCCGCCTGATCCAGGACGTGTACCGCGGCAACCGCACCCTGGGCGTGGTGAGCCAGAAGGACAGCCAGATCGAGGAGCCCAATGCCGACGACCTGAACCGGGTGGGCACGCTGGCGCAGATCATCCGCATGCTGCGGATGCCGGACGGCAGCACCACGGCCATCATCCAGGGCAAGAAGCGCTTCGAGGTGCTCGAGATGGTGCGCATGGACCCCTACTTCACGGCGCGCATCAAGGAGTTCGCGGAGGTGCGCCCGGCGAAGGACGACAAGGAGTTCCATGCCCTGGTGAGCAGCTTGAAGGACCTGGCGCTGGAGATCATCAAGCAGAGCCCGCACATCCCCACGGAGGCCCAGTTCGCCCTGCGCAACATCGACTCGCCCTCGTTCCTGGTGAACTTCATCAGCAGCAACATGAACGCCGAGGTGGCCGAGAAGCAGCGCATGCTGGAGGTGGCCGACCTGCGCGAGCGGGCCAAGCTGCTGCTGGCGCACCTCACCAAGGAGCTGCAGATGCTGCAGATGAAGAACGAGATCCAGAGCAAGGTGCGCACCGAGGTGGACCGCCAGCAGCGCGAGTACTTCCTGCATCAGCAGATGAAGACCATCCAGGACGAGCTGGGCGGCAACCCCATCGAGCAGGAGCTGGAGGAGATGCGGGCGAAGGCGGCGAAGAAGAAGTGGAGCGCCAAAGTGGGGGAGACCTTCGAGAAGGAGTTGATGAAACTGCAGCGCATGAACCCCGCCGGCGCCGAGTTCAGCGTGCAGTACAACTACGTGCAGCTGCTCCTTGAGCTGCCCTGGGGCGAGTACAGCGAGGACAAGTTCGACCTGCGGAACGCGCAGAAGATCCTGGACCGCGACCACTTCGGTCTGGAGAAGGTGAAGGAGCGCATCATCGAGCACCTGGCGGTGCTGAAGCTGAAGGGCGACATGAAGGCCCCGATCATCTGCCTGTACGGTCCGCCGGGCGTGGGCAAGACCAGCCTGGGCAAGAGCATGGCCGAAGCCCTGGGCCGCAAGTACGTGCGCATGAGCCTGGGGGGGCTGCATGACGAGGCCGAGATCCGCGGCCACCGCAAGACCTACATCGGCGCCATGCCCGGCCGCTTGATCCAGAGCATGAAGAAGGCCGGCACCAGCAACCCGCTCTTCGTGCTCGATGAGATCGACAAGGTGGGCCGCAGCAACCAGGGCGACCCCGCCAGCGCCCTGTTGGAAGTGCTGGACCCCGAGCAGAACAGCGCGTTCCATGACAATTTCGTGGAGATCGAGTACGACCTCAGCCGCGTGATGTTCATCGCCACGGCCAACAGCCTCAGCACCATCCATCCGGCGCTGCGCGACCGCATGGAGATCATCGAGGTGAATGGATACACCGAGGAGGAGAAGGTGGAGATCGCCCTGCGCCACCTGCTGCCCAAACAGTTCACCGAGAACGGCATCAAGCCCAAACAGCTCAAGCTGGCCCCGGGCCTCATCGAGGCCATCATCGAGCAGTACACGGACGAGAGCGGCGTGCGCACCCTGGAGAAGCGCATCGCCAAGCTGGTGCGCCACCGCGCCAAGCAGATCGCGCTCAAGCAGAAGCACAGCGTCACCATCACGGTGGACGACCTGGTGAGGATCTACGGCCCGAGCCACGCGCGCGACAAGTACCAGGGCAACGATGTGGCCGGCGTGGTCACCGGCCTGGCGTGGACGCCCACCGGTGGGGACATCCTCTTCATCGAGACCAGCATCACCAAGGGCGAGGGCAAGCTCACCCTCACCGGCAACCTGGGCGACGTGATGAAGGAGAGCGCCATCATCGCGCTGGAGTACCTCAAGGCCCACAGCGACATCATCGGGATCGACGCCGACGTGTTCAAGCGCTGGAATGTGCACGTGCACGTGCCCGAGGGGGCTACGCCCAAGGACGGTCCCAGCGCCGGCATCGCCATGCTGACCAGCATCGCCAGCGCCTTCACCCAGCAGAAGGTGCGCAAGTTCACGGCCATGACCGGCGAGATCACCCTGCGCGGACGGGTGCTGCCCGTCGGCGGCATCAAGGAGAAGATCCTCGCCGCCAAACGCGCGGGCATCAAGGAGATCCTGCTCAGCGCGGACAACCGCAAGGACATCGAGGACATCGACGCGCGCTACACCAAGGGCATGCGCTTCACCTACGTCACCGAGATGATCGAGGTGGTGAAGCACGCCCTGCTGAAGGAGAAGGTGGAGAACGCGCTGAAGGTGGCGTAGGCTTGTCGCTGCTCGGCTGCAGGTCAACGTGCAACGACGAAACGGTAATTCCTCTTTGCGTGGGGCTGGGCGGTTGAAACGATCAGGCCATAGGTCCCTGGAGCCAACCCTCTAACGTCAATGCTATTGGTGCCGGAGCGTAGCGATCCTTTCATGGCCGTGTCGTGCCCGTTCACCCCGATGATGGAATACTGAGCTTGATGCTCCCCTGTGATAGCGTCGGATCCGTCAAGGTCCACATGAAGCACATCGGCTGACGGGTTCGGCCACATCCGGTGCACCGGACCCAGTGGAACATCGATTTCGACCACTCCAACGCTGCCACATCCCGGAACCAAGCACCCGTCCGCGTCAAGCTTCAGGACCCAGATGACCGTTCCGAACGTGAAGCTAAGTCGGGTCGTCCCGCACAGCGCGATGGATCCGTCAGCTAACTCGGTGATGTCGTTGAGCATGTTGACCGCGCCGCCCGTGAGGAACCGGAACCTGCGTTTCCACAGTAGTGGGCCGCTCGAAGCCACGCGGTATAGGACCCCGTGGAATCCGTTCGTGTCCGCAGGAGTACTATAGCCGCATGTCAGCAGATCGCCGTTCGATGCTAGCTCCACATCATCCAGCATGGCGAATTCACTGATCGCAGTGTCGAACCTGCTCAGCCAGACCTTGTTTCCGTTGATGGTGTTCAAGCGTGTCAAGAACTGCTCCGTTTCGGGTGCGCCGATCCCGCTTTCGTCCCAGCAACCCCCGGCCAGTACAGGGTCACCGTTATCGAGGCATGCGATCTTCCTCGCGACCGCACTGTGGTTGTAGGTTCCAGGCCAGTTGGACATGAAGGGTTGATTCCAGATCTGATC
Proteins encoded in this region:
- a CDS encoding GlmU family protein — translated: MAILLHDAGAHRHLLPLTFTRPVGALRPGILTIAEAWWRMTELPVGHRTEAYLHERWPEVGGEVVRDVRGGSLPLPELVSAVLDLEPGRMLVKDGRVLAICRTGAQPPAEADWNAPPTYLVPVPFAGEVVEITRPWHLFQHCGRAIINDFALLTEGRRSQPLSGLNTVVGDPSLVFLEEGAVVEAAILNTRGGPIHIGKGAEVMEGTMIRGPFALGAHAQLKMGAKIYGPSSFGPECRVGGEVNNSVILGYSNKGHDGFLGNSVLGEWCNLGADTNTSNLKNTYGPVKVWSYADRAMADTGLQFCGLIMGDHGKSGINTMFNTGTVVGVASNVFGGGFPPKHIPCFSWGGADGLVEHALDKALHTAQRVMERRSMPLDAADRAVLAHVHAVTAGDRA
- the lon gene encoding endopeptidase La, which produces MNDLLHSDPALFSSEALENETELIPLITAEDEEQMNAETTPPELPILPLRNTVLFPGVVIPITVGRDRSIRLIQDVYRGNRTLGVVSQKDSQIEEPNADDLNRVGTLAQIIRMLRMPDGSTTAIIQGKKRFEVLEMVRMDPYFTARIKEFAEVRPAKDDKEFHALVSSLKDLALEIIKQSPHIPTEAQFALRNIDSPSFLVNFISSNMNAEVAEKQRMLEVADLRERAKLLLAHLTKELQMLQMKNEIQSKVRTEVDRQQREYFLHQQMKTIQDELGGNPIEQELEEMRAKAAKKKWSAKVGETFEKELMKLQRMNPAGAEFSVQYNYVQLLLELPWGEYSEDKFDLRNAQKILDRDHFGLEKVKERIIEHLAVLKLKGDMKAPIICLYGPPGVGKTSLGKSMAEALGRKYVRMSLGGLHDEAEIRGHRKTYIGAMPGRLIQSMKKAGTSNPLFVLDEIDKVGRSNQGDPASALLEVLDPEQNSAFHDNFVEIEYDLSRVMFIATANSLSTIHPALRDRMEIIEVNGYTEEEKVEIALRHLLPKQFTENGIKPKQLKLAPGLIEAIIEQYTDESGVRTLEKRIAKLVRHRAKQIALKQKHSVTITVDDLVRIYGPSHARDKYQGNDVAGVVTGLAWTPTGGDILFIETSITKGEGKLTLTGNLGDVMKESAIIALEYLKAHSDIIGIDADVFKRWNVHVHVPEGATPKDGPSAGIAMLTSIASAFTQQKVRKFTAMTGEITLRGRVLPVGGIKEKILAAKRAGIKEILLSADNRKDIEDIDARYTKGMRFTYVTEMIEVVKHALLKEKVENALKVA